The following are from one region of the Strix uralensis isolate ZFMK-TIS-50842 chromosome 4, bStrUra1, whole genome shotgun sequence genome:
- the UCHL1 gene encoding ubiquitin carboxyl-terminal hydrolase isozyme L1: MAWQPMEINPEMLNKVLTRLGVGPGWRFVDVLGFEEEALGAVPAPACALLLLFPLTEQHENFRKQQTEKIKDQEISSKVYFLKQTVSNSCGTIGLIHAVANNKDKLKLDEGSALKKFLDETADLSPEERAKHFANNKAIQEVHNSVAQEGQCRVEDNSLNFHFILFVNVDGHLYELDGRMPFPVNHGTSADDLLLKDSAKICRQFTEREKGEVRFSAVAFCKSA, from the exons ATGGCCTGGCAGCCTATGGAGATCAACCCCGAG ATGCTGAACAAA GTGCTGACCCGCCTCGGGGTGGGACCCGGCTGGCGCTTCGTGGACGTGCTGGGCTTCGAGGAGGAGGCACTGGGCGCCGTGCCGGCCCCGGCCTGcgccctgctcctgctgttccCCCTCACCGAACAG CATGAGAACTTCAGGAAACAACAGACTGAGAAAATAAAGGACCAAGAAATCAGTTCCAAGGTGTATTTCCTGAAGCAGACAGTCAGTAACTCCTGTGGGACAATTGGTCTGATACATGCAGTTGCTAATAATAAAGACAAACTGAAGCTTG ATGAAGGGTCTGCCCTGAAGAAGTTTCTTGATGAAACAGCTGATCTGTCTCCTGAAGAGAGAGCAAAGCATTTTGCTAATAATAAG GCTATACAAGAAGTCCACAATTCGGTTGCACAAGAAGGACAATGTCGG GTTGAGGACAACAGTCTGAACTTCCACTTCATCCTGTTTGTTAATGTGGATGGACATCTGTATGAATTGG ATGGGCGTATGCCATTTCCTGTAAACCATGGCACAAGTGCAGATGACTTGCTATTGAAG gattcTGCTAAGATCTGCAGACAATTTACAGAACGTGAAAAAGGAGAAGTTCGTTTTTCTGCTGTGGCTTTCTGCAAGTCTGCCTGA